Genomic DNA from Streptomyces sp. PCS3-D2:
CACCCGTACTCCCGGGGACTCCTGGACGCCCTGCCCGAACGCGCCTTCATCCCGGTGCCCGGCGCGCCGCCCGAGCTCGGCGCGCTCCCACCCGGCTGCGCCTTCGCCGCCCGCTGCCCGGCCGCCGACCTGCCGTGCCGGACCCGCCGTCCCGCGCTCACCGAAGGGGTGGCCTGCCACCATGCTTGAGCTCAAGGGCATCACCGCGGGCTACGACCGCCGTGCCCCCGCCTTCCGCGGCGCGGACCTGAGCCTGTGCCCGGGAGAGTCCCTCGGCCTGCTCGGGCCGAGCGGCTGCGGCAAGTCCACCCTGGCCCGGGTCGCCGCCCTGCTGCACCGGCCGGACGAGGGGACCGTCACCCTCGACGGCCACGCCGTGACCGGCTTCTCCCACCGGGCCCCGCGCGCCCTGCGCACCGCGGTCGGTGTCGTCTTCCAGCAACCGCGCCTCGCCGCCGACCCCCGCCTGCGGCTGCGCGACCTCGTCGCGGAGCCCCTCCGCGCGACCGGCCGGCGCGGCGAAGCGGGCACGCGGGTGGCCGAGCTGGCGCAGCGCGTGGGACTCGGCGCGGACCTGCTCGCCCGCCGGCCCCACGAGGTCAGCGACGGCCAGCTGCAACGAGCCTGTCTTGCCCGGGCCCTGGTGCTGCGGCCGCGCTGGCTGGTCTGCGACGAGATGACCGCGATGCTGGACGCCTCCACCACGGCCGCGCTGGTCGCCGTCGTGGAGGACTACCGGGACGAGACGGGGGCCGGACTGCTCGCGGTGGGCCACGACCCGGTGCTGCTGGAGTGCTGGTGCGAACGCACGGCCCACTGGAACGAGATCGTCAAGGACCGACCCCCCGCCGCGTGAGCACTGCGGCCTGCGTCCCGGCCGCCCGCTGCGGGGCCGGCTGCGCCGCCGTGAATCATGCGGCGCATGCATGGACTCCTCGGGCACCGCGCTCTAGCGTCGGCCGACGGTGCGACGCCAGACGCGATGTCAACAGGCCCGCTCCGACACGGAGGAGTCGCGGATGTTCCGAAGACCGCTGAGCTGCGCCGCGGTGCCCGTCCTGGCCGCCTTCGCGGTGCTGCTCCACAGCGGCTCCGGGGCCGGGGCCGGCGGGGAGATACCCAAGGCGCCCGGCCACCGGCTGATCGCCCGTTACGAGGGCAGCCCCGCCACCGCCGCCCCGCTGCCGGGCGAGGGGCCTCCGCAGCACCCGTACCTCGCGCCGAACGGCCGCAGCGGCATGCACTCCGACGCGGCCGGGAGTGCCACCTCACCCTGGTCCGGTCCGCTCGGCGAGAACCCTCAGGTGACCAGCCAGCAGATCGCGGTCCTGGGAGGCGAGTGCGCCACCGCCACCTTCGACTCGGGCGGTCGACTCGTCACGGTCTGCGGCACCTTCTCGGGCTTCAAAGTCAAGCTCCTGCACCCGGGTACGCTCGCCACGCTCGCGGAGTACCGGCTCCCGCAGCGCTCCTCCACCGTCGAGGCGATCACCTCGCTCGACTTCTCGAAGATCTTGAAGGACACCTCGGGCGGCGCCTACTTCTACCTGGACGACCGGGACCGAGCCGTCCTGGCCGACTCGCGGCAGCACGTCCTGCGCCTCGCCCACTCCCAGAACGCCGACGGAGGCTGGAAGTTCAGCGTCGTCGACGACTGGGACCTCACCGGCCACGTCCCGCACGACTGCGTCGCCTGGACCAACCTGCGGCCCAACGGCACCTGCGACCCCGTCACCTCGGTGATGCCCGACTGGGACGGCCGGATCTGGTGGGTGACCCGCCAGGGCCGGGTCGGCACCGTGGATCCGGCGACCTCGCAGATCCGCTCCGTGCGGCTGGAGGGCGAGGAGATCCAGAACTCCTTCTCGGTGGCCGAGGACGGCGTCTCCATCGTCTCCGACCACGCGCTCTACGGCTTCCGGGCCGCCGCCGACGGCACCCCCGAGGTGCAGTGGCGTCAAACCTACGACCGGGGGACCGGTACCAAGCCCGGTTCCGTCAACCAGGGTTCGGGCACCACGCCGGACCTCTTCGGCGACGGCTACGTCGCCATCACCGACAACGCCGACGACCGGATGAACGTCCTGGTCTACCGGCGGGGCACCGATGTCGCCGCGGACCGGCGGCTGGTCTGCAAGGTGCCCGTCTTCGGCTCCGGCTCCTCGACCACCGACAACTCCCTGATCACCTGGGGCAACAGCATCGTCGTCGAGAACAACTACGGCTACGAGAACCCCGCCGGCCTGCTGTTGGGCAGGTCCGTCCTGGGCGGGGCGACCCGCATCGACGTCCGCGCCGACGGCAGCGGCTGCGACACGGTGTGGGAGAGCGCCGTGCGCGCGCCGTCGGTGGTACCGAAGCTCTCCACCGCGAACGGGCTGCTCTACTTCTACGAGAAGGAGCCCAACGACTGGGGGATCGACGGCTGGTACCTCACGGCCGTGGACTTCCGCACCGGCGAGCGGCGCTGGCGGCAACTGACCGGCACCGGCCCCCTCTACGACAACAACTGGGCGCCCATCACGCTCGGCCCCGACGGCACCGCGTACATCGGGGTCTTCAACGGCATCGTCGCCGTCCGCGACCGCTGACCGCCGGCGGTCACCGCCCTACGCTCTTCCCCGGACGAGCCCGTGGCCTTCCGCCGTCACGGGCTACGGGCGGGCCCTGCCGGCCCGCACAGGGGGAATCGTCTCGCGACGCGTATGCGCCAAGCCTCAGTCGCACGGTGCGCCGTGTCCCTGACCCTCGCCACCGTATCCGCGCGCGCCGCCGCCGACACCCGGGGAACGGTGTCCGTCGAGGCCGCGAACGGCGGGTACGTCGGCACCTACGAGTCGGCGGTCGGCAACGCCGAGAAGCGGTACGCCATGACCGGCCGCTACGACAGCGTGCCCGCCGACGGGACCGGGGCCGCCGTCGGATGGACGGTCGCCTACCGCAACGCCCACCGCGATGCCCACTCCGTCGCCACGTGGAGCGGTCAGTACGTCGGCGGCAGACAGGAGCGGATTTCCTCGGCTGCAACGAGCTCACCCGTGCCGGGCCCTCCGCCGAAGAGTTCGACACGGCGCGCCGGCTGGGCGTCACACCTGCCAATCCACCGGCCTCCGACGGGGGAGTGAGTCGACCCGGCGGTCGAGCGTGCGATCCATCCGCAGCGAGAGGACTACCGCGGCGGGCGGGTCACCCCGGTGCGCACCCGGTCGACCGCCGCCAGGCGCGCCCCCACGTCGAGGTCCCACAGCCGTACGGTGCCGTCCGTGCTGCTGCTCGCCACCGTCCGCCCGTCGGGGGCGAAGACGACCCCCCACACCGCGCTCGTGTGTCCGGAAAGCGCCGCCAACGCGCGCCGGCCGGACACGTCCCACAGCCGCACCGTGCGGTCGTTGCCGCTGCTCGCGAGCGTGCGGCCGTCGGGGGAGAAGGCGATGCCCCGCGCCGACCCGGTGTGACCGGCGAGGGTGGCCTCCGGTCGGTGGCTGCCCGCGTCCCAGAGCCGTACGGTCCCGTCGTTGCCGCTGGAGGCGAGGGTGCGCCCGTCGGGACTGAAGGCAACGCCCCGAACCGCCCCGGTATGACCGGTGAGGGTGGCCAGCGGGCGCCGTCCGGCCACGTCCCACAGGCGAACCGTCAGATCGTCGCCGGCGCTCGCCAGAGTGCGCCCGTCGGGACTGAACGCCACGTCGTTGGCGAAGTCGGTGTGCCCGCTGAGCGTCGCGAGAGGGCGGCGCGAGGCGACGTCCCACAGCCGGACCGTGCCGTCGGAGCCGGCCGAGGCCAGCGTCCGCCCGTCCGGTGCGAAGTCCACCGCGAACACGGTCCCGCCCTGGCCGGCCAGGACCGCCGAAGGGGTCCCCGCGGCGACGTCCCACAGCCGGACCGTGCCGTCGGAGCCGGCCGAGGCCAGCGTCCGTCCGTCGGGCGCGAAGTCCACCGCGAAGACCGTCTCACTGTGCCCCTCGAAGGCGGCCGCCACCCGGCGCCCCGCCACGTCCCACAGCCGGACCGTGTGATCCGCCTCCGCCGTGGCGAGCAGCGTTCCGTCCGGGCTGTACGCGGCGTGCCAGACCTCCGTGAACGGCCGCGAGGCCAGCATCGCGCCCCGCAGGTCCCACAGCACCACCGACTGGTCGAACCCGGCGGTGGCCAGCACCGCCCCCCGGCTGTCGACGGCCACCCCGAGCACGTAGTCGGTGTGCCCGGCGAGCGTGGCCGTCAGCCGGCCGCCGGCCACGTCCCACATCCGGGTGGCGCCGTCGCCGCCCGCGCTCACCACCGTCGTCCCGTCCGGGGTGAAGGCGACACCGTTGACGTCATCGCTGTGGCCGGTCAGCACGGCCCTCGTCCGGCGTCCGGCCACGTCCCACAGCCGCACGGTACGGTCCACGCCCCCCGTGGCGACCGTATGGCCGTCCGGGGCGAACGCCGCCCCCAGTACCTCGTCGGTGTGCCCGGACAGCACCGCGAGCGGACGTGCCTCGGCCACGTCCCACAGCCGCACGCTCCGGTCGGCGCCCGCCGACACGAGCGCCCGGCCGTCCGCGGCGAAGGACAGGGCGTTGACCCGCCCGGCATGCCCGGCCAGGGACGCGACGGCGCGGTACTCCCCGCTGGTCTCCCACAACCGGACCGTCCCGTCCGGGCAGCCGGTCGCCACGCTCCGCCCGTCCGGTGCGAAGGCCACGGCCCGCGTGCCGGTCGTGCTCGTCGGGAGCACCGCCGCCGGGCGGCCGTCGGCGGTGTCCCACAGTCGCACGGGCCCGTCCGTGGAGGCCGCCGCGAGGGTCCGGCCGTCGGGGCTCAGGGCGACCGAGCGCACCCGTCCGGGAAGCCTGAAGGTTGCGGTCGTGTGCCGGTCGGACACCCGCCGCAGGGTCACCGTCCCATCGGAACTGCCCGTCGCCAGCATGCCGTCGTCCGGTCCGAAGGCGACCGTGTTGACCGGCCCGCCGTGTCCTCCCAGCCGGGCGACGAACGGCTGCGATTGCGTGCTCAGCAGCGCACCGCGAGCCTCGCTCGTTCGCGCGGTCCGGTACGCGTCCCCGGCGAGCAGCATCGAAGCCTCCGGCTGGCCGGCGGCCAGCGCCGCCGACTGCAGCGCGAGCGCCCGTGAGCGGGCGATCCGCTCCTCGCCGAGTGCCCTCGTACGCTGCTGGTACGCCAGCCCGCCCGCGCCCACGGCCAGGACCAGGAGCACGACCAGGGTGGCCAGCATCCGCTGGCGCAGCCGCGCCTGGCGGGCTGCCTGCCGCTCCCGGACCTCCTGGGCCTTCTGGCTCTCCCGGAGGAAGGCCGCCTCCCGGGGGGCGAGGCGGCTCCGGCCGTCGAGCTCGTCCGCCCAGGAGAGGGCGGTGTCCAGCCGGGTACCCCGGTGGAGCGCCGACGGATCGCGGCCCTCGCGCTCCCACTCGGCCGCGGCGTGTGCCAGTTGCTGGTGGATCAGGAGCCCCGCCCGATCGGCGTCGATCCAGCCGCGCAGCCGCGGCCAGGCGTGCAGCAGGGCCTCGTGGGTGATCTCCACGGTGTCACTGTCCATGGTGACCAGCCGGGCCCGGACGAAGGTGTCGAGCGCGGCAGCGGCGGGGTCCGCGTCCGCCGCCTGCGCCATGAGGGCGGTCCGGCTCAGCCGGCGCCGCGTCGCGCCCGTGCCCTCGGCGACGTGCACCAACCGCACCAGGCTGCGCCGGAGCGTGGTCTGCTCGGCGGGGTGGAGCCGGGCGAACACCTCCTCGGCGGTGCGGGCGACCGCCCCCTGGATGCCGCCGGTGCGCTCGTACCCGGCGACGGTCAACGTGGTGCCCTCGCGGTGGCGCCAGGTGGCCATCAGGGCGTGGGAGACCAGGGGCAGTGCACCCGAGGGCGTCGTCCCGCCCGGCATGTCGTCGCGCAGTCCCACGTCCCGCAGCAGCAGGGGAACCAGTCCCGGTTCGAGGGCGAGGCCCGCGAGCCGGGCCGGGCGGGTGATCGACTCGCGCAGCTCCTCGGGCGACATCGGCTGCAGGACGAACAGCCCGCCGGTGAAGATCGGGGCCAGCTCCGGCAGCTCCAGGCAGTTGCCGGAGAAGTCGGCCCGTACTCCGAGCACCACGACGGCCGGGGGGTGCGGCGTGCGCGACGGACCCGGGACGGCGAGCGCGCACAGCACCCGTACGAACGCACGCCGCTCGTCCTCGTCGGTGCAGAGGGTGAACAGCTCCTCGAACTGGTCGACCAGCAGCACCGGGCGCAGCGGCGGCGGCCGCAGGTCCGGGGAGGCGGCCGGGCGCGACGCCGACAGCCGGTGGACCGCTTCGAGCAGGGCGTGCGGACGCTCCCGCAACTCCTGTGCGGTGATGTCGAGATCGGTGCCCAGCACCGTGCCGGCGCGGCCGAGCAACTCCTCCAGCGGTGTGTGGTGGGGGTGAACCCGACCACCGGCCAGCTGTCGGTGCCCGGCATCGGGAAGCCGCCGCTCCGCAGGGCCGGTACCAGGCCGGCGTTCAGCAGCGAGGACTTGCCGGCGCCCGAGGGGGCGACGAGCACCACGGGGCCCGCGCCAATCCGCCCGAAGACCCGTTCGACCAGCTCGGCGGTGGCCCGCTCCCGGCCGAAGAACCACCGGGCCTCCCGCGCGGTGTAGGCCGGCAGGCCGCGGTAGGGACACTCGTCCTCCGGTCGCGGCCGGGCCACGACGGCGTCGGCGGCATCGCCCTCCGGGGCCTCCGTCTCCCGTGCCATCCGCAGCAGTTCACCCCCTGCCCCCAGCACGTCGTCGCAGCGCCGTGCGACGTCGACGGTGACGCGCTTCGCGCCGGTCTCGATCTTGCTGAGGTAGCCCTTGCTGTAGTGCGTCTCGCGCGCGAGGTCCGCCAGGGACAGCCCGCGTTGCACGCGCAGACGTCTCAGCTGGGCGGGGAAGGGCCGTGCGGAGTCGTCGGACTCCCGCACGCGGTCGGTCTTCCGCCGGCGGTCCGGATCCCCCAAAACATCCCCCATGGCGTGTGCGCCCAGGCAGCGAGGTGGCGCTGCCCAGGCTACCGCCGGGGGCGGCCGGAGAACTGGATCCTCCGGCCGGTACGACGAGAACAGGAAGGCCCGGAGCCGTCGCGCGCGGCGGCTCCAGGCCTTCACGCGGGGGTGCTACGGGTTCAGGCGGACCGAGTTGATCGGCGTGAGGTCGGCGTACACACCGGTCTTGGCGGCGATGGGGTTGCCGCAGCCCGCGCCGTTGTAGCCGGTGCAGAGGTTTGCGGTCGCACCGCCGTACTGATTGTTGAGCACCCAGTGGTTCCCGAACTGGTTGCTGAGATTGTGTGCCCCGTAGCGGTAGAAGACGTGCGTCGGCTTGACGGCCGGGTTCTGGTTCTGAGGGTAGATGCAGACCGCCCCGTCCGGACATCCTGCCCAGGTGTCGGCCGGCTTGGCCTCCACCGAGGCGCTGAGCGCGACCACGGCGACGACGGAGGTGGCGAGAGCGGCGGCGCCGCGGAACAGCTTGCGCATGGTTTCCCCTTGCGGTTCGTGCCTGGTGCTGACGGCTCCAGACTTGCCCCGCGGGGGCGCCGGGGTCGACGGGTTGCCCGTTGCCCGTCCGGACGGTGACCGGGAAACCCGTCGTGACCTGCGCCGTCGCCGATGAGAGGGCAACGGCGCGGATGCGGGATCGCTGCCGGTACGACGATCCACCCTCAGGACGTCAAAATGCGGCCGTTTGCCCGCGGCATCCATCGATACGCTCACCCAGTGTGGCGATATGTCGCAATCGCCCATAACTTCTGCATGGTGACGAACCGACAACTCAAGACCCTCATGTGTACCGCCGTCGTCATGGCCGCTGGTTTCGGCGTGCTCGCGCCACCCGCATCAGCGGCCGGACACCGCGTGCACCCGGGCGACTCGATCCAGGACGCGGTGGACTCCGCGCGGCCGGGCGACATCATCACCGTGATGCCCGGCACCTACCACGAGAACGTGCTGATCACGAAGAGGCTGACGCTGCGCGGCTGGGGAGAGCAGACGGTGATCAAGCCGCCTGTCGCGAAGACCCTGCCCGCCCGGCCCGAGGCGAACGGACGGGCCACCCTCGCCTGCTCCCAGGCCGACACCGGCATCTGCGTCATGGGGACCGAGGGGCGGCCCGTCACCGGGGTCGAGATCCGCGCGCTCACCGTCTCGGGCTTCAAGCGGAACGGCATCTGGGCCTCCTACACCGACCGGCTGAGCGTCGAACGCGTGATCTCCGAGAACAACAGCACCTGGGGGATCGCCCAGGAACGCTCCACCCGGGGCTTCTTCCGCGACAACATCGCCCGCGACAACGCCGAGTCGGGCATCTTCCTCGCCAACACGGTCGCGCGCGAGGGCGGCGCCACCGACACCCTGGGAGCCGTGGTCAGGGGTAACAGGCTGACCGGCAACCGGATCGGTGTCACCGTCAGGCGGGTGCGGAACCTCACCGTCAGCGGCAACAGGATCGCCGGCAACTGCGGCGGCGTGTTCGTCGTCGGCGACGAGGG
This window encodes:
- a CDS encoding ABC transporter ATP-binding protein; the encoded protein is MLELKGITAGYDRRAPAFRGADLSLCPGESLGLLGPSGCGKSTLARVAALLHRPDEGTVTLDGHAVTGFSHRAPRALRTAVGVVFQQPRLAADPRLRLRDLVAEPLRATGRRGEAGTRVAELAQRVGLGADLLARRPHEVSDGQLQRACLARALVLRPRWLVCDEMTAMLDASTTAALVAVVEDYRDETGAGLLAVGHDPVLLECWCERTAHWNEIVKDRPPAA
- a CDS encoding avidin/streptavidin family protein, whose amino-acid sequence is MSLTLATVSARAAADTRGTVSVEAANGGYVGTYESAVGNAEKRYAMTGRYDSVPADGTGAAVGWTVAYRNAHRDAHSVATWSGQYVGGRQERISSAATSSPVPGPPPKSSTRRAGWASHLPIHRPPTGE
- a CDS encoding WD40 repeat domain-containing protein, whose protein sequence is MWDVAGGRLTATLAGHTDYVLGVAVDSRGAVLATAGFDQSVVLWDLRGAMLASRPFTEVWHAAYSPDGTLLATAEADHTVRLWDVAGRRVAAAFEGHSETVFAVDFAPDGRTLASAGSDGTVRLWDVAAGTPSAVLAGQGGTVFAVDFAPDGRTLASAGSDGTVRLWDVASRRPLATLSGHTDFANDVAFSPDGRTLASAGDDLTVRLWDVAGRRPLATLTGHTGAVRGVAFSPDGRTLASSGNDGTVRLWDAGSHRPEATLAGHTGSARGIAFSPDGRTLASSGNDRTVRLWDVSGRRALAALSGHTSAVWGVVFAPDGRTVASSSTDGTVRLWDLDVGARLAAVDRVRTGVTRPPR
- a CDS encoding nitrous oxide reductase family maturation protein NosD, whose amino-acid sequence is MVTNRQLKTLMCTAVVMAAGFGVLAPPASAAGHRVHPGDSIQDAVDSARPGDIITVMPGTYHENVLITKRLTLRGWGEQTVIKPPVAKTLPARPEANGRATLACSQADTGICVMGTEGRPVTGVEIRALTVSGFKRNGIWASYTDRLSVERVISENNSTWGIAQERSTRGFFRDNIARDNAESGIFLANTVAREGGATDTLGAVVRGNRLTGNRIGVTVRRVRNLTVSGNRIAGNCGGVFVVGDEGEPGVGDLTIRGNRIHENNKFCKGNSRLPDIQGVGVVLTGAEETIVRSNSIRGNVGSSPLSGGILLFKSFVGATNTDNVIEDNVVRDNRPADLANQGAGSGNRFLNNRCDTSVPTGMC